AAATTTGCACTCGAAACTGTGATGTCACAGAAAAGACCAAGACTCTCTTTGTAATTGACTGGAAGTTGACTTAATAAAGACAAAATTTGTTGATGTCGTTAAATTTCTGGGAtacttcacttttttttttttttttttgatggaaAGTAAACCTGGGAATTGGGATACTTCACTGGAAAGAAAGAAGTAGTCCCCAACGCGCTTTCGTCTCCTTTTCCCTCTTTAAGACCTTGTATATTTGTTAGTATATAATTCTATAATAACTAATAAGGAAATAAAAATGTGTATAAGTAGGCCCCAACGCGCTTTCTTCTCCTTTTCCCTCTTTTAGACCTTTGTTTATTTGGGAGAGAATTTCGTTCATGAAAAGTAGTAATCTAATTCtagaatttaaattttttgtatttagttaattttttattaaataagaaaaattatAAGAATTTTGATAATTCGAAagatatactctctccgtcccgaaAAAAggtgagcatttcttttgggcacgagatttaatgaGCTAGTGtttagtgaaaaagtgaaagaaaaagtgaatgaaaaagtaaaatgaaaGGCATATAATAGATgaaaaaataactttaatttattttagggttaatgtGCTGATAGGCCCTTGAAGTGTAAGCTCTTATAGCGTATTGCtccccttactcactgtgtgtgcaacttacCCCCTAAACTTCAAAAAATCACATATTTAggcccctctgacctaacgcccgTTAGTCAACgtaagtaatttttttattattattttaattcgaATTGTGGGGCTTTGTTGATGTCCCCTCCTTCTTTCTCCTCACATGTCACaacccaaaaccatttatttgctttgcaatatttatttgaaaaatattaaatttttaagttataaaaaaccttagaatatatatatatatatatatatttatttatttattgaatttatgaTATGTCAAATTTAGTCTaatcgcgcccctagttagatgaataaatttatagtAGATTTTAATATATTCTCAAATATTTTCAATGTAAATATGGACctagataaaaattatttatagtttaattatattggactttgtttaatttttagttttttgggctaagattatatatatattgtttcacCAATAACACAAGCCCATGTAGTGAATAATTGACAATTGAATTTTATTCTTCAAAAGATGATTTACGTGTTTTCAGCTTTCAGCCAGTCACGTAGCTCTTTTATTTGTTTAGCTTACAGCCACGTGTTAGTATTTTAATTGTGCTTGTGCAATACGTATTCTTGCGCAGCACGTAATTCAATCAATTTCGTGTTAGTATTTTAATTGTGCTTGTGCAATACGTATTCTTGCACAGCACGTAATTCAATCAATTTATAAGTATTCACCTATCAATTTATAAGTATTCACCTCATAGTTCTGTCATTTCATTTTGCCGTCTCATTCTTCTAAAAATTTTGACCCAAACGGCAAGCAAAACTTCTCAGTCTGCCCTCCATTCCTTGCCcaactttattttcattttattgttTCTGCAAATTTCCATAGTTTTATTTCAACACAATAAATTTTCATCTCCTGCTTTGTTTCCAATTACTTCAACACATAGCATTCATACGCCTCAAACCACAGAAGCATTTTTGTAACAAAACTTTCCTAAGGAATCAATTATCTGAAATTTTTCATAAGAAATCATATGAAACGAATATCACAGATCACACAGAAAAggaaatagaaatagaaatagaaaCTGAAAGAAATTGTGGCTTTGAGAAAAggaaatagaaatagaaatagaaaCTGAAAGAAATTGTGGCTTTGAGAAAGAAGGGGGTTGCGTCGGCTGTTCGATGGCGGCCTTCGGTCGGGACAGAGGAAGGAGGTGGCTAGACGGCGATGACAGCTGCTGCTGTTGTCGGCGAGAAGGAGGAAGGGACGGGGTGGTGGTGCTGGCAGGCGACGAAGGGTCGCCGGAGAACAGGGGCGGAGCTAGACTTTCGATTCAGGGGgggtccaaaaaaaattttaaaagaaaattaataattaaattaaaaaataaaaaataaaataaattaaattaaattaaaaataaatgaatcaataacacaattataatattatttaaattacaaaaacacattttaacagattttcaagctcatattcattttacgatgtattttgcaataaaattactaaatattgaatAGTATATAGAGTGCAAATACAGGATACAATCTCTTTCTAATttggaaatttttttaattgaaatggtACGAAACGATCGATGTCAAAAATGccgtcgtctttactaatccacgtaagctccaattcGACGCTCTAGCGATcggaaaaaaattgggggacgaaattgcaaaatttgaaaaaataatgatttaattcgccaaaCTTAAAAgacgttaaaattacaaattcaaaatagtccgtgattttattttccaaaatcccatgaaactttgtaaggcaaagtaactttcaatataaaattcaaaaaataaatctctagaatCCAATCCAAacatgatatgtataaattaattactaTATGTTTACTTATTCTAAACATCTTAACTCGAAAGCTTACATATCAATTACATTATAAAATAGCTCAACAAGATAATGATgttgataaaattatatattttttatttttaatataaaattacgaaaatatcctagtattttttaaaatcccaggggggcccagtgacccccctgccccacccctagctccgcccctaCCGGAGAAGGCACGGCCGCGGCTGGTGCGGCGAGGACAGGGGCAGGGTAGGAggaagagagatgagggaggagGGCGAGAAGTGAGAGATaagggaagagggagagaggttgaaggaaagagagaagagagaggaggcaGGGCCGCCGGCTCCGGCGACGGCGCTGCagtccggtggcggcggcaggaggAGGGCCGAGGGGGAGAGTAGGAGGGGGGAGAATGAGGGGTTGCTGCTGTGCGTAAGTTATGTGTGTGTTGGGGTGTGAGTGATTGAGTGAGTGTTATATTAAGGGTTGATAGTGGGCTTTGAGCTTGGGCTTgggttagtttaattttaaatgggCTCAGGTTTATTAAATGATTGGGCtctaatttgattaattattgaattaatttatattatcaAAAGGCTTGCATTTGCATATTATTTTACAAAGAATGTCATATTTGAACTTGGATTGTTAGTTtaaatttagttttaattaaatattgagccCAAATCTTTTTATAAGAAAAGATCTTTCATAATCTATTAGACCAATGATTTTTAAATGGCTATATGATAATAAATTCTTaagatttaaattattattattatttttttaagttcaattaggcccttatgtttattatttgaatttatctgactaggtgcggcgcgactaggacatggattttaatttgaattatcaGAATTTGCTTTCAACTTCAAGTTACAGGTGTGTGATTTATTTAAATGCATGTTGTGGTTAATTgctgtccattttaatattatgtgtttaccatatgtgagttaaattaaatatcgctaggggccagcataattggtccaggatggtaaagatccttggtatgccacaatgcgatataCATGTTAAAGTTATGATTGCAATCATAGTCGCCAGGGaccagcataattggtccaggatggtaaagatccttggtatgccacagtGCGACTTTCAGTTACGAATGTTACAATGGATCATATgtgttttcattttattaacgtggacaatgattgcatgttcccacactgagtgtattttatattctcatcccatatttaacattttcaggttttaaaggtCGGAGGcacgtggaaggtcgaatggcgaatcAAATGTTTTGAATTTAACTATACTTAAAGATGTTATGTTGAGTAAAgtgttttaaataaaatatttatttatttattttcacattatttatttatttatagtcatgatttttcgcgtgcattttcatttaaatttaaattggatttgggtgtcacatcACACACACATGCtgcatctctctttctctcactcaCACAACAATTCTCTCACTCTCACCAAACCGTCAGCGGCGGCGCCTCCCTTCTGGCGGCGAGCGCCACCACTTCTCCTTCGACCTCCGGCGAACAACGGCCCTTCCTCTCGTCTTGACTTTGCAGTGGACGACAGCAGCAGCAAAATTCGGCCACTGCCGCCTCATCCCTCATCTCCCTCTCGACTCGCTTCTCAGACCCGATACCCCAGCAACCCCCCTCCTTGGCAACGGCAGCCGTCGTGGCGTCTGTCGCTTCCCTCGATCTCCCCCTTGGCGACGGggaagcgccgccgcctccctcggtctctctttCGCCTCTCACAGCACAGATCCCCCCTCCCCCACCCCCCATTTCTTCACATTTTACTGTTGTTATGTTGCTTGGCGGTGGTGGAGATTTTTGTGGTGGTTGAGGTGAGGGAAAACGATAATAGTGGAAAacagtggtggtggtggtggtgatctCTTGTGGCCGCCCAGAGCTTGGCCGATAGGATAACTTTGAAGCAAATCGGGCACTCGTGCTCTTTGCTTTTCTTCATCATTATCATCAGATTCTCACCCAGCTGGCTTTGTGAATCCTCTGTTTCTTGGGGAGCGCAACAGCCTTTGAACTTATTGTGGCTCGCCCTGTGCCCTCCCAGAGCTTGGTATAACTGGAACGCCTTCTTGCACATTGAGCATCTGAATTTCCTGTTGTTTCTCTCTGCCTCTCTATCCTTCCTAAAACTCTTCTTGTTCAAGTTCTTGGGCGAGTTCACTTCCACCTCATCATCGCATCCAACCTCAACCTCTGTGTTTTGTGATTCGAGCTTCCTCGTCTTGGCCTCGACTCTCGGTTTCTTGAGCTtctgcatcatcatcatcatcctcgTTATTATaatcttcttcatcatcattaTCATCAGTTGTTGTTGCTATGGTTAGAAAGGAGGAAGAGTTTGTGCTGATGGATGCGTTGATGTACCTTGTGATGATCCTTCGAATCTCTTCCACTTGGGCGGGGGAGTCTCCTCGTTG
The genomic region above belongs to Salvia miltiorrhiza cultivar Shanhuang (shh) chromosome 5, IMPLAD_Smil_shh, whole genome shotgun sequence and contains:
- the LOC131025741 gene encoding zinc finger protein ZAT9-like — translated: MMMMMQKLKKPRVEAKTRKLESQNTEVEVGCDDEVEVNSPKNLNKKSFRKDREAERNNRKFRCSMCKKAFQLYQALGGHRASHNKFKGCCAPQETEDSQSQLGENLMIMMKKSKEHECPICFKVILSAKLWAATRDHHHHHHCFPLLSFSLTSTTTKISTTAKQHNNSKM